A genome region from Ahaetulla prasina isolate Xishuangbanna chromosome 8, ASM2864084v1, whole genome shotgun sequence includes the following:
- the KLHL8 gene encoding kelch-like protein 8 isoform X1 has product MASESMVPEQGKHTVTGKIHQKQERTPLNCDGEEDTFVFEANEAWKDFHSSLLHFYEAGELCDVTLKVGSKLITCHKLVLACVIPYFRAMFLSEMAEAKQSLIEIKDFDGDAIEDLVKFVYSSRLMLTVDNVQPLLYAACILQVEIVAKACCEYMKLHFHPSNCLAVRAFAESHNRIDLMDMADHYACEHFVEVVECEDFVSVSPQHLHKLLSSSDLSIENEKQVYCAAIKWLLANPQHHALWLDEIVAQVRLPLLPVCFLMGVVAKEQIVKQNLKCRDLLDEARNYHLHLSSHTVPDFEYSVRTTPRKHTAGVLFCVGGRGGSGDPFRSIECYSINKNSWFFGPEMNSRRRHVGVISVGGKVYAVGGHDGNEHLGSMEVFDPLTNKWMMKASMNTKRRGIALASLGGPIYAIGGLDDNTCFSEVERYDMESDQWSGVASMNTPRGGVGSVALLNNVYAVGGNDGVASLSSVEKYDPYLDKWIEVKEMGQRRAGNGVSELHGCLYVVGGFDDNSPLSSVERFDPRTNKWDYVAELTTPRGGVGIATLMGKIFAVGGHNGNAYLNTVETFDPVANRWELVGSVSHCRAGAGVAVCACLSSQIRDMGQGSSNVVDCM; this is encoded by the exons ATGGCTTCTGAATCAATGGTCCCAGAGCAAGGAAAACATACAGTGACTGGTAAAATACATCAAAAGCAGGAAAGGACACCTTTGAACTGTGATGGGGAAGAAGACACATTTGTATTTGAAGCAAATGAAGCTTGGAaggattttcacagctctcttctcCATTTCTATGAAGCCGGAGAGCTTTGTGACGTGACGCTAAAG GTGGGCTCAAAGTTGATTACCTGTCACAAGCTTGTCCTGGCTTGTGTTATACCTTACTTCAGAGCCATGTTTCTTTCGGAAATGGCAGAAGCTAAACAATCATTGATTGAAATCAAAGATTTTGACGGTGATGCCATTGAAGACTTGGTCAAGTTTGTTTATTCCTCCCGACTAATGCTGACAGTGGACAATGTCCAGCCTCTCTTATATGCTGCCTGCATTCTCCAAGTGGAGATAGTGGCCAAAGCTTGCTGTGAGTACATGAAGCTGCATTTTCACCCTTCCAATTGCCTGGCAGTGAGGGCCTTTGCAGAGAGTCACAACCGTATTGACTTGATGGACATGGCTGACCACTATGCCTGTGAACACTTCGTTGAAGTGGTGGAATGTGAAGACTTTGTGAGTGTATCACCTCAGCACCTTCATAAACTCTTGTCTTCAAGTGACCTGAGCATTGAGAATGAAAAGCAAGTTTATTGTGCTGCTATTAAATGGCTTTTGGCCAATCCCCAGCACCATGCTTTATGGTTAGATGAAATAGTTGCTCAG GTACGCCTGCCTCTGTTACCTGTTTGTTTCCTTATGGGAGTTGTTGCAAAAGAACAAATAGTCAAGCAGAACTTAAAATGCCGAGATTTGTTAGATGAAGCACGAAACTACCACCTTCATTTAAGCAGTCATACGGTACCAGATTTTGAATATTCTGTTCGGACAACCCCAAGGAAACACACAgcag GTGTCCTTTTCTGTGTTGGAGGACGTGGGGGATCCGGCGACCCATTCCGCAGTATTGAGTGCtactcaataaataaaaatagctggTTTTTTGGTCCTGAAATGAACAGTAGAAGGAGGCATGTAGGAGTAATCTCAGTGGGAG GTAAAGTTTATGCCGTGGGTGGGCACGATGGAAATGAGCACCTCGGCAGCATGGAAGTATTTGATCCTCTCACAAATAAATGGATGATGAAAGCATCAATGAATACCAAAAG GAGAGGAATTGCTCTCGCCTCTCTTGGAGGCCCCATTTATGCCATTGGAGGCTTAGATGATAACACTTGCTTCAGTGAGGTGGAGAGATACGACATGGAATCGGACCAGTGGAGCGGAGTTGCATCTATGAATACCCCTCGCGGAGGAGTTGGTTCTGTGGCTCTTCTG AATAATGTATATGCCGTTGGTGGAAATGATGGCGTGGCTTCTCTGTCTAGTGTGGAGAAATACGATCCTTATCTTGATAAATGGATAGAAGTGAAAGAAATGGGTCAGCGGAGAGCTGGCAATGGGGTTAGTGAACTTCATGGCTGTTTATATGTGGTAG GTGGTTTTGATGACAATTCTCCACTTAGCTCGGTGGAGAGGTTTGACCCTCGCACTAATAAGTGGGACTATGTAGCAGAACTAACAACTCCTAGGGGTGGAGTTGGCATAGCAACATTAATGGGCAAAATTTTTGCTGTTGGAGGACATAATGGGAATGCTTACCTGAACACAGTGGAAACCTTTGATCCAGTAGCAAACAG atgGGAGCTTGTTGGCTCCGTGTCTCACTGCAGAGCTGGGGCAGGAGTGGCTGTGTGCGCTTGCCTAAGCAGTCAAATTCGTGATATGGGTCAAGGTTCTAGCAACGTGGTGGACTGCATGTGA
- the KLHL8 gene encoding kelch-like protein 8 isoform X2, which translates to MASESMVPEQGKHTVTGKIHQKQERTPLNCDGEEDTFVFEANEAWKDFHSSLLHFYEAGELCDVTLKVGSKLITCHKLVLACVIPYFRAMFLSEMAEAKQSLIEIKDFDGDAIEDLVKFVYSSRLMLTVDNVQPLLYAACILQVEIVAKACCEYMKLHFHPSNCLAVRAFAESHNRIDLMDMADHYACEHFVEVVECEDFVRLPLLPVCFLMGVVAKEQIVKQNLKCRDLLDEARNYHLHLSSHTVPDFEYSVRTTPRKHTAGVLFCVGGRGGSGDPFRSIECYSINKNSWFFGPEMNSRRRHVGVISVGGKVYAVGGHDGNEHLGSMEVFDPLTNKWMMKASMNTKRRGIALASLGGPIYAIGGLDDNTCFSEVERYDMESDQWSGVASMNTPRGGVGSVALLNNVYAVGGNDGVASLSSVEKYDPYLDKWIEVKEMGQRRAGNGVSELHGCLYVVGGFDDNSPLSSVERFDPRTNKWDYVAELTTPRGGVGIATLMGKIFAVGGHNGNAYLNTVETFDPVANRWELVGSVSHCRAGAGVAVCACLSSQIRDMGQGSSNVVDCM; encoded by the exons ATGGCTTCTGAATCAATGGTCCCAGAGCAAGGAAAACATACAGTGACTGGTAAAATACATCAAAAGCAGGAAAGGACACCTTTGAACTGTGATGGGGAAGAAGACACATTTGTATTTGAAGCAAATGAAGCTTGGAaggattttcacagctctcttctcCATTTCTATGAAGCCGGAGAGCTTTGTGACGTGACGCTAAAG GTGGGCTCAAAGTTGATTACCTGTCACAAGCTTGTCCTGGCTTGTGTTATACCTTACTTCAGAGCCATGTTTCTTTCGGAAATGGCAGAAGCTAAACAATCATTGATTGAAATCAAAGATTTTGACGGTGATGCCATTGAAGACTTGGTCAAGTTTGTTTATTCCTCCCGACTAATGCTGACAGTGGACAATGTCCAGCCTCTCTTATATGCTGCCTGCATTCTCCAAGTGGAGATAGTGGCCAAAGCTTGCTGTGAGTACATGAAGCTGCATTTTCACCCTTCCAATTGCCTGGCAGTGAGGGCCTTTGCAGAGAGTCACAACCGTATTGACTTGATGGACATGGCTGACCACTATGCCTGTGAACACTTCGTTGAAGTGGTGGAATGTGAAGACTTT GTACGCCTGCCTCTGTTACCTGTTTGTTTCCTTATGGGAGTTGTTGCAAAAGAACAAATAGTCAAGCAGAACTTAAAATGCCGAGATTTGTTAGATGAAGCACGAAACTACCACCTTCATTTAAGCAGTCATACGGTACCAGATTTTGAATATTCTGTTCGGACAACCCCAAGGAAACACACAgcag GTGTCCTTTTCTGTGTTGGAGGACGTGGGGGATCCGGCGACCCATTCCGCAGTATTGAGTGCtactcaataaataaaaatagctggTTTTTTGGTCCTGAAATGAACAGTAGAAGGAGGCATGTAGGAGTAATCTCAGTGGGAG GTAAAGTTTATGCCGTGGGTGGGCACGATGGAAATGAGCACCTCGGCAGCATGGAAGTATTTGATCCTCTCACAAATAAATGGATGATGAAAGCATCAATGAATACCAAAAG GAGAGGAATTGCTCTCGCCTCTCTTGGAGGCCCCATTTATGCCATTGGAGGCTTAGATGATAACACTTGCTTCAGTGAGGTGGAGAGATACGACATGGAATCGGACCAGTGGAGCGGAGTTGCATCTATGAATACCCCTCGCGGAGGAGTTGGTTCTGTGGCTCTTCTG AATAATGTATATGCCGTTGGTGGAAATGATGGCGTGGCTTCTCTGTCTAGTGTGGAGAAATACGATCCTTATCTTGATAAATGGATAGAAGTGAAAGAAATGGGTCAGCGGAGAGCTGGCAATGGGGTTAGTGAACTTCATGGCTGTTTATATGTGGTAG GTGGTTTTGATGACAATTCTCCACTTAGCTCGGTGGAGAGGTTTGACCCTCGCACTAATAAGTGGGACTATGTAGCAGAACTAACAACTCCTAGGGGTGGAGTTGGCATAGCAACATTAATGGGCAAAATTTTTGCTGTTGGAGGACATAATGGGAATGCTTACCTGAACACAGTGGAAACCTTTGATCCAGTAGCAAACAG atgGGAGCTTGTTGGCTCCGTGTCTCACTGCAGAGCTGGGGCAGGAGTGGCTGTGTGCGCTTGCCTAAGCAGTCAAATTCGTGATATGGGTCAAGGTTCTAGCAACGTGGTGGACTGCATGTGA